The nucleotide window ACCCACCGACCTCGCTCGACCCGACAGCCGCGCGTTGACCCGACACCGGGCGCTTAGGCATGAGTGACGCCTGAGCGCGGGCATCAAGCACGGGCGCGTCGACGACGCAGTCACGAGCTCTTGCGGGAAGACCTGCGGATCCCGCCCGACGGACTCCAGCAGATCGTCCCCGGCGCACTCGCGGAGTTCCTGGCCCCCCCCGAAGCCGACACGGCCGCCGACGGGAAGTGGGCGCCGCGGCCCTCTTCCTTGGGCTCGACGGTTGTGGTCTCAGGGCAAGAGCGGACACACCGCCATGGAGACCGCCGCCGAGTTCGTCGAGGGCTTCCGCCGCTACTGGGCGGCGCCGTCGCTTGACGGGCTCTCGGCGCTCCTCGCCCCCGACGTGACGCTCGTCCAGCCCCTCGCGCCGAGGATGCGCGGCCTCGACGAGGTGCGCCGGCAGTTCGGCGCGATCTTCGCCTGGCTTCCCGACCTCCGCGCCGAGATCGATCGCTGGAGCAGCGCCGGCAACGTCGTCTTCATCGAGTTCCGGCTCCGCGCCACGATCGGCGGCCGGCCCTTCGAGTGGCCGGTGATCGACCGCTTCCTCCTCCGCGACGACGGCCTGGCGGTCGAGCGCGTCACCTACTTCGATCCCCTGCCGCTCCTCGCCGCCGCGGCGAGCCGGCCGTCGGGGTGGCGGCAGCTCTGGCGCTCCGGCGCAGCGACCGCCCTCCTGCGCCCGAAAGGACGTCCCGATGCGCACCGAGTACAGCTTTGACGACCTCCTCGCCGAGCATCCCTACGAGCGCCCGCTCGTGCTCGACGGCGTCCCCTGCCACGGCGGCTTCGTCGGCGGCCGCTACGTCTCGCCCCGCACGCTCCGCCGGGCGGGCGCGATCGAGGCCTGGCAGGCGCGTCTCCCCGCGGGCGAGCTCGCCGCCGTCCTCGATCCCATCTCCGCGCGCGTCCCGCCGCACTTCCCGAGCGTCGAGCAGACGAAGCTCCTCGTCCGCCACGGCGTGACCGTCCCACTCGTCCGCATCCTCTCCATCATCGCCATCGTGGAGGGCTTCGGCGGCGAGGTGCTCCGCCAGGTCGCGCTCCCGCCGCTCCGCGAGCGCGTCCTCGACCCGGTGGACGGCACGGCCCTCGCGCACCTCGGTCCCCTCTTCGAGGCCCACGCCCGCGACGAGGCCGGCCACCGTCGCATGTGGGAGCTGGCGCGCGACGTCGCCCTCGACCGGCCGCCCATCCCGAAGGATCTGGTCCCGAACCTGGCGCCGTCCGCCGGGCCGCGGCTCGTGCCCGAGATCCCGGCCGACATGGAGGCGCTCGTCGTCCGCATGACGGGCGTCCTCGTCATCGAGGTGTTCGCCGTCGAGGCGTTCCGCTGGGCGCGCGCGGTGCTGGGCGACGCGGAGCTCTTCCGCCGGCACGACCAGGCGCGGACCCTCATCGAGTTCATCCAGCAGGACGAGACGCCGCATGTCGGCTATCTCGCGACGGCGCTGGCCGAGCTCGGCTGCCGGCGGCTCGCGGGGGAGGGCGGCGCGGTGGTGCCGGGCCGCGAGGTCGTCGACCGGATGCGCGACACGATCGTCGCCTTCCAGTCCGGGCCGCGCCACCGGGCGAACGTCGAGTTCCGGCGGCAGGTGATCGAGCGCTGCCTCGAGGGCCATCCCCGGCGCGAGGCGCTGCTGGCGGAGATCAGCGCCGCGGAGGAGCGGGCATGGCTCCACTGAGGCTCTTCGACAACGCGACGAGCTCGACGCCGGGCGCGCGGGTGCCCTGACTACTCGCGCGGTCGGGTCAGCCAGGCGTTGACGAGGACCATCAGGTCCTCGGGCTGGCCCGGGAAGTTGAGCGGGCTCTCGGGGAGCGACACCCAGGGCTGCGCGCTCCCGGTCCAGATGTGTCCGATCGGCCGGAGCCAGCTCGCGTCGTCGAGCGTGCCCGGCTGGATGACGGCAAGCTGCGGGAAGTTGACGGGCTCGCCCCAGAGCTGCCCGCTGCACTCGGCGCAGAACCGTCCCGCCTTCTCCCGGCCGTCCGACATGGTCACCCGGTAGTATCGGGCTGTAGGAGCGACAACCGTCGGAAGTTGTCATAACGCCCCGAAGCCGGACATTGCCCCAGGCCCCCGCCCGGCGCGGGACGCATAATGCCCGAGCCGACGCGTCAAGACGCGGCGCCTTGCAAGCGCTGCGGGCCGCCGTGGACGCGCTGGATCGCGCTAGGTCGAGAGCCGAGCGCGCTCACGGGCGAGGTGGTGCGGCGCGGCGGGGTGACGAGCTTCGATCCGGAGAGGCGCTCCGCCTACGGGGAGCCCCGCGTGGCCGGCAATGCTCCCCCGGCCTCCACGGAGAGCCCGAGATGCGTCAGGATGCGCTGGATCACCGCCGGGTCCTCGATCGTCGCCAGCACGGTCATCCGCCCCCCGCAGCGCGGACAGGAGAGGACATCCGCTTCGAACGCCCGCCGCATGAGGTCGGCCCAGGCGCGATACTTCGGGCGCGCGCGGTCAGGCTTCGCCTCCGCACGCTCTTCGTCAGCGGGCGGCGAGCGTGGGCACGGCTCGACCGCGCTCGCCTCGGACTCAGCGCGCGCGACCACCTCGCGGCGCCACGGCGCGTTCGGCGCCAGGACGCCGTGATAGAGCAGCAAATTGATTCGCGGCCGTGGCACGAGCGGCACGAGCCGCTGGAGCAGCTCGATCGGCGTGAAGACCAGATGGGTCGTCCCGTCCGCCCACGGCCGCTGCAGGGAGACGCCGATCCGCCCGTCGCGCAGGCGTTCG belongs to Deltaproteobacteria bacterium and includes:
- a CDS encoding nuclear transport factor 2 family protein gives rise to the protein METAAEFVEGFRRYWAAPSLDGLSALLAPDVTLVQPLAPRMRGLDEVRRQFGAIFAWLPDLRAEIDRWSSAGNVVFIEFRLRATIGGRPFEWPVIDRFLLRDDGLAVERVTYFDPLPLLAAAASRPSGWRQLWRSGAATALLRPKGRPDAHRVQL